The nucleotide sequence ACCAAAAGCCGCCCCTACTTTGTTGGTTCCAAAAACCTGGATGGTAAAAAGAATCGTGAGGATGATGATGACGATCGGGATCGTTTCGATGGTCGGATAGATGGCCCGGATACCCTCGACCGCCGAAGAAACGGAGATGGGTGGCGTAATAATGCTGTCCGATAGTAGGGTAGATCCTCCAATGATAGCCGGCACAGTGAGCCATCGGGCATGGCGCCGTACCAAAGCAAAGAGGGCAAAAATGCCCCCCTCTCCCTTATTATCTGCGCGTAGAATCAAAACCACATATTTAAGGGTGGTTTGAACGGTAATGGTCCAGAAAATACACGAAAGAGCTCCCAGAATCAATAATTCTGAAATGGTTTCGGTACTGGCGATGGCCCTCAATACATATAGGGGAGAGGTACCTATGTCGCCGAATATGATCCCAAGAGCCACCAATAGTCCGGCGGCCGATACTTTTTCTAGATTCCTGTGACTGTTGCTATGTGAATGACTACTATGATCCATGGACGACGAATTACCGCTTGTGTAATGTGCTAAATATTAGCAAAAAAGTCGCCAAAAGTAAGGATTTAATCAATTGAAAGTTGAAAAGAGAAAAGGGAAATGCATACCTGCCGGCAATTTCCAGTTTCTTTTCAGAAAAAAGTATCCCACAAAAGGTAGGCATTCAACGTCAGGATGATGGCGGCCACTACCCAGCTGATGACCTTCATCCATCGGGTGTTGGCAAATGCCCCCATCTTGGCCCGGTCGCTGGTAAACATGATCAGCGGAATAACCGCAAAACTCAATTGCATGGAGAGAATTACCTGACTGAGTACCAGGAGTTCGGCGGCACCCTCTTCACCGTAGAGAATCGCCACCACCAGTGCGGGCACAATGGCAATGAGCCGGGTGATAAGCCGCCGCAACCAGGGCTTAAGGCGCAGGTTCAGGAAGCCTTCCATCACAATCTGCCCGGCCAGGGTACCCGTCAGCGTCGAGTTCTGGCCCGAAGCCAGCAGGGCCACCGCAAAGAATATGCTGGCCCATTTTACGCCCAGTAGGGGATCGAGCAAATGGTAAGCATCGGTGATGTCGGCCACTTCAAAACGCCCATTGGTGTGAAAGGTAGCCGCAGAAAGGATCAAAATAGCCGCATTGACAAAGAAAGCCAGGCCCAGAAAAACTGTGGAGTCGACAGTAGCGAATTTAATGGCCGAACGCTTGCCCGCTTCGTCCCGCTTGAAGTTGCGGGTCTGAACAATGCTCGAATGCAGGTACAGGTTGTGTGGCATCACCGTAGCGCCCAGAATCCCAATGGCGATGTAGAGCGCCGTGGAATCGGTAACGACCTTTGCCTGCGGTACCAGTCCACCCAGTATACCCGCCAAGGAAGGCTCGGCTACGATCATTTCATAGATAAAACTGACCATGATCAGGGCAATGAGTCCACCGACAATGCTTTCGAGCACCCGGAATCCTTTGTGCTGGAAGTAGAGAATCAGCAACACATCAAAACCCGTAAGTACCACACCCACGGCCAGCGGCATGCCGAAGAGCAGATTGAGGGCGATGGCAGAACCGATGACTTCGGCCAGGTCGCAGGCAGCGATGGCGATCTCACATAAAATCCAGAGTACGAATGACACCGGGCGTGAGTAATAGTCACGGCAAGCTTGGGCCAGGTCACGTCCGGTGGCGATGCCCAGTTTCAGCGACAAGTGCTGCAACAGCATGGCGAATAGGTTTGAAATCAAAATCACCGACAGCAGCGTGTAGCCAAAGCGGGAGCCGCCTTCGATATCGGTAGCCCAGTTGCCAGGGTCCATATAACCCACGGCCACCATCAGGCCGGGCCCAATGAAAGCGGCCATTTTTTTCCACCAGCCTTTGCCCTCGGGCACATTGATGGTAGAATGTACCTCTGGTAGGGAAGGCAATTGTTCCATAAGAAGCGGGGTACTTTCCCGCTTGCGGGGTATGTTTTTAATCATTTAAGTATTTTTAAGAAAAGGCTCTGACGATAGGGTTGCATCCAGTCGTGCCCTAACAGGCACAAAATCATTTGTCATGGATTTCCTAATGGCTGTCTATCAATATTATACCAAGACCCAATTTATCCCTGCAAAGGATCTTTAAAATATTTTCTATGCAAAGGTAGAAACTATTTTTTAGACTACCCTAAACTTTTTCAATACAATAAGTAAATCGTACTTTTGCGTTATAGCAGTCCGCGTCGAAGTCAGTTCTACCTCATGCAGCATTCGTTCACTGAAGAAAATTATCTGAAAATCATTCACAACCTGTCAGGCCCCGAAGGGACGGAAGTGAGTACCAACGCCCTGGCCGAAGGAACGGCAACCCGCGCGGCTTCGGTGACTGACATGCTCAAGAAACTGGCAGAGAAGGATTTGATTCATTATAAAAAATACCAGGGGGTCACGCTGACTCCAACGGGCGAAAAACTGGCTCTTAAAATAATCCGTAAGCATCGGTTATGGGAAGTTTTTCTGGTCGAAACGCTGGGATTCGGTTGGGATGAGGTGCATGATATTGCCGAAGAACTGGAACACATTCCTTCAGACCGCCTTGTGGAACGGCTGGCCGCTTTTCTGGGCAATCCGCAATTCGACCCCCACGGCGACCCGATTCCCGATGCGAAAGGCAATATGCCGGCCGCCGACTACCTGAAGCTGTCGGAGTTGCACGAAGGCGACAAGGTATTGATGATGGGGGTACTTGAGCACGCCACGCCATTCCTCCAACACCTTGATCGCTCCGGGCTGATGCTGGGTTGCGAAATGGAAATCAAGGAAATCAATGAATACGACAAGTCGGCGCTAGTACAGATCGATGGCGTAAAAACGCTGTTCATCAGCCAGGAAGTCTCCAAACATCTCCTGGTACAACGTGTTTAAATCAGTAGACAATTGAGCGTTGACAGTGGATATTTTTTTTCGATGGAAGTACCTGCGCAGAAATAATTGCCCTATTTACTTTTGACCTACCACCTACCTTATTAGCCGATCCCCAATCCAGTATCCCTCATCCCGAATTTATCCTAAGTCGTCATTGTGAAAATACTGGACCGCTATATTCTCAAAAATTTTCTGGTTACCTATCTGTTCGTCGCCTTTGTCATCGTGCTCATTATCTGTATGATCGATTATACAGAGAAGATTGACGATTTTATTGAAAAGAAGGCGCCAGTTTCGGCTATCTTGTTCCAGTACTACCTCAACCTGATTCCTTACTGGATCAACTACATCAGTCCGTTGATGGTGTTCATTGCGACGGTTTTTTTTACCTCGCGCTTGGCCGCACGTACCGAAATAGTGGCGATGCTGAGCAGTGGTATCAGTTTCGGGCGTCTGCTGGTACCTTATTTCATGGGGGCCGTCGTGATTGGCGGCGTGATGTTCCTGCTGGTGGGCTGGGTACTTCCCCGAGCCAACAAAATCAGGAACGCGTTCGAGCAACAGTACGTAAAAGATGAGTTTTACTACGACGGGCGCAATGTACACATCAAAGTAGCCCCGCATATGTACGCCTACCTCGAAAGCTACAACGTGACCACCAAAACTGGCAACAAGTTCACACTGGAAACCGTGGATGGCAATAAGCTCAAAAAGAAACTGACGGCCGACCATATTGTGTGGCAACCCAAGAAGAATAAATGGGCCCTGAAAGACTATCGCATCCGCACATTGGACAGCCTGCGCGAAAACCTCACCTATGGTACCGAGCTGGACAC is from Salmonirosea aquatica and encodes:
- a CDS encoding Nramp family divalent metal transporter yields the protein MIKNIPRKRESTPLLMEQLPSLPEVHSTINVPEGKGWWKKMAAFIGPGLMVAVGYMDPGNWATDIEGGSRFGYTLLSVILISNLFAMLLQHLSLKLGIATGRDLAQACRDYYSRPVSFVLWILCEIAIAACDLAEVIGSAIALNLLFGMPLAVGVVLTGFDVLLILYFQHKGFRVLESIVGGLIALIMVSFIYEMIVAEPSLAGILGGLVPQAKVVTDSTALYIAIGILGATVMPHNLYLHSSIVQTRNFKRDEAGKRSAIKFATVDSTVFLGLAFFVNAAILILSAATFHTNGRFEVADITDAYHLLDPLLGVKWASIFFAVALLASGQNSTLTGTLAGQIVMEGFLNLRLKPWLRRLITRLIAIVPALVVAILYGEEGAAELLVLSQVILSMQLSFAVIPLIMFTSDRAKMGAFANTRWMKVISWVVAAIILTLNAYLLWDTFF
- a CDS encoding metal-dependent transcriptional regulator: MQHSFTEENYLKIIHNLSGPEGTEVSTNALAEGTATRAASVTDMLKKLAEKDLIHYKKYQGVTLTPTGEKLALKIIRKHRLWEVFLVETLGFGWDEVHDIAEELEHIPSDRLVERLAAFLGNPQFDPHGDPIPDAKGNMPAADYLKLSELHEGDKVLMMGVLEHATPFLQHLDRSGLMLGCEMEIKEINEYDKSALVQIDGVKTLFISQEVSKHLLVQRV
- a CDS encoding LptF/LptG family permease translates to MKILDRYILKNFLVTYLFVAFVIVLIICMIDYTEKIDDFIEKKAPVSAILFQYYLNLIPYWINYISPLMVFIATVFFTSRLAARTEIVAMLSSGISFGRLLVPYFMGAVVIGGVMFLLVGWVLPRANKIRNAFEQQYVKDEFYYDGRNVHIKVAPHMYAYLESYNVTTKTGNKFTLETVDGNKLKKKLTADHIVWQPKKNKWALKDYRIRTLDSLRENLTYGTELDTLINLRPKDFESDYNLFETFTLNELNDYIDLLKSRGADGLEVYLIEKYTRFTQPFAILILTAIGVIVSARKSRRGVGLQIALGFALAFIYILFFLLSKGVAESGNINTLLAVWLPNIIFSFVGVALFKTLPR